One Thunnus albacares chromosome 12, fThuAlb1.1, whole genome shotgun sequence genomic region harbors:
- the LOC122993892 gene encoding serine/arginine-rich splicing factor 11-like isoform X2 yields the protein MDAMAAFGFPGPNMNPQAADQLLKLMTDPKLNPLAAGLNLNPGLKADSSNKEIEEAMKRVREAQSLISAAIEPGNKESKKKRSRSRSRRRRSRSRSRHRRTRSKSRRRSTSRSRRRSKSPRRRRSHSRERNRRSRSRSRDRKKDDSGRRRSKTPPKSYSTTRRSRSVSRRRRRSRSSSRSPKKSPKRRISRSPSPRRHKKEKKRDKERDRDRRSDKERGRDERERSISKKRRSKDKDRERERKLDGEKGDVKITRDYDEEEQGYDSEKEREDRKDSDDSALSPQSVEGNGTARPVKQAKVNGDDHHEEDMDVSD from the exons ATGGATGCAATGGCTGCATTTGGATTCCCAGGACCCAATATGAATCCCCAG GCTGCCGACCAACTGTTGAAGCTCATGACAGATCCAAA ACTGAATCCCTTGGCTGCAGGCTTAAACCTGAATCCAGGACTGAAGGCTGACTCATCTAATAAAGAAATCGAAGAGGCCATGAAGAGGGTCCGAGAGGCCCAGTCGCTCATTTCTGCTGCTATTGAACCAGGAA ATAAGGAGAGTAAAAAGAAGCGCTCCCGGTCCAGATCCAGAAGAAGGAGGTCCAGATCGCGTTCAAGACACAG GCGAACCAGGAGCAAATCAAGGCGACGATCAACCTCGAGAAGCAGGAGGCGCTCCAAAAGCCCACGCAGGAGACGGAGCCACTCCAGAGAACGAAACAGACGATCTAGGAGCAGATCCAG agatagaaagaaagacGACTCGGGGAGAAGAAGATCCAAAACGCCACCTAAAAGCTACAGCACCACCAGGAGGTCACGCAGCGTGAGCCG GAGACGCAGGAGAAGTCGCAGCAGCAGCCGATCTCCTAAGAAGTCACCAAAAAGGAGAATTTCCAGGTCTCCATCTCCTCGAAG GCacaagaaggagaagaaaagggaCAAGGAAAGGGACCGGGACCGCAGGAGTGATAAGGAGCGCGGTAGAGACGAACGTGAGCGCTCCATCAGCAAGAAAAGGAGAAGTAAAGACAAAGACCGAGAGCGGGAGAGGAAATTGGATGGAGAGAAAGGCGATGTAAAG ATCACCAGGGATTACGATGAAGAGGAACAAGGCTACGACAGcgagaaggagagggaggacagGAAGGATTCGGATGACTCCGCTCTGTCCCCTCAGTCTGTAGAAGGTAACGGCACAGCGCGGCCCGTGAAGCAGGCTAAAGTCAACGGTGATGATCACCACGAAGAAGACATGGATGTCAGCGACTGA
- the LOC122993892 gene encoding serine/arginine-rich splicing factor 11-like isoform X1 yields MSYTTKVVQVTNVSPSTTSEQMRTLFGFLGTIDELKLFPPDDSPMPVTSRVCFVKFQEPESVGVSQHLTNTVFVDRALIVVPFAEGSIPDEAKALSLLAPANAVAGILPGGGLLPTPNPIPNPPIGANPFGGPNMDAMAAFGFPGPNMNPQAADQLLKLMTDPKLNPLAAGLNLNPGLKADSSNKEIEEAMKRVREAQSLISAAIEPGNKESKKKRSRSRSRRRRSRSRSRHRRTRSKSRRRSTSRSRRRSKSPRRRRSHSRERNRRSRSRSRDRKKDDSGRRRSKTPPKSYSTTRRSRSVSRRRRRSRSSSRSPKKSPKRRISRSPSPRRHKKEKKRDKERDRDRRSDKERGRDERERSISKKRRSKDKDRERERKLDGEKGDVKITRDYDEEEQGYDSEKEREDRKDSDDSALSPQSVEGNGTARPVKQAKVNGDDHHEEDMDVSD; encoded by the exons ATGAGTTACACTACGAAGGTAGTCCAGGTGACAAATGTGTCGCCGAGCACAACATCGGAACAGATGAGAACACTGTTCGGTTTTCTGGGAACCATCGACGAACTGAAGTTATTTCCACCAGA tGATTCTCCTATGCCAGTGACGTCACGGGTGTGCTTTGTGAAGTTCCAGGAGCCAGAGTCTGTCGGAGTGTCTCAACATCTGACAAACACCGTGTTTGTTGACAGAGCTTTGATCGTGGTCCCGTTTGCTGAAG GCTCTATTCCAGATGAGGCTAAAGCTTTGTCACTGTTGGCGCCAGCAAATGCTGTTGCAGGAATTCTGCCAGGAGGAGGACTTCTTCCAACGCCCAACCCCATCCCCAATCCACCT aTTGGAGCGAACCCCTTCGGTGGTCCAAACATGGATGCAATGGCTGCATTTGGATTCCCAGGACCCAATATGAATCCCCAG GCTGCCGACCAACTGTTGAAGCTCATGACAGATCCAAA ACTGAATCCCTTGGCTGCAGGCTTAAACCTGAATCCAGGACTGAAGGCTGACTCATCTAATAAAGAAATCGAAGAGGCCATGAAGAGGGTCCGAGAGGCCCAGTCGCTCATTTCTGCTGCTATTGAACCAGGAA ATAAGGAGAGTAAAAAGAAGCGCTCCCGGTCCAGATCCAGAAGAAGGAGGTCCAGATCGCGTTCAAGACACAG GCGAACCAGGAGCAAATCAAGGCGACGATCAACCTCGAGAAGCAGGAGGCGCTCCAAAAGCCCACGCAGGAGACGGAGCCACTCCAGAGAACGAAACAGACGATCTAGGAGCAGATCCAG agatagaaagaaagacGACTCGGGGAGAAGAAGATCCAAAACGCCACCTAAAAGCTACAGCACCACCAGGAGGTCACGCAGCGTGAGCCG GAGACGCAGGAGAAGTCGCAGCAGCAGCCGATCTCCTAAGAAGTCACCAAAAAGGAGAATTTCCAGGTCTCCATCTCCTCGAAG GCacaagaaggagaagaaaagggaCAAGGAAAGGGACCGGGACCGCAGGAGTGATAAGGAGCGCGGTAGAGACGAACGTGAGCGCTCCATCAGCAAGAAAAGGAGAAGTAAAGACAAAGACCGAGAGCGGGAGAGGAAATTGGATGGAGAGAAAGGCGATGTAAAG ATCACCAGGGATTACGATGAAGAGGAACAAGGCTACGACAGcgagaaggagagggaggacagGAAGGATTCGGATGACTCCGCTCTGTCCCCTCAGTCTGTAGAAGGTAACGGCACAGCGCGGCCCGTGAAGCAGGCTAAAGTCAACGGTGATGATCACCACGAAGAAGACATGGATGTCAGCGACTGA
- the LOC122993890 gene encoding retinoid isomerohydrolase, which yields MVSRFEHPAGGYRKIFETCEELSETLPATVTGRIPSFLKGSLLRLGPGLFEVGDEPFYHLFDGQALMHKFDFKNGQVTYFRKFVRTDAYVRAITEKRVVITEFGTFAYPDPCKNIFSRFFSYFKGVEVTDNCLVNVYPVGEDFYAVTETNYITKVNTDTLETLKKVDMCNYININGVTAHPHIERDGTVFNIGNCMGKGATLAYNIVKIPPTQKDKSDPIEKSKVVVQFPSAERFKPSYVHSFGMSDNYFVFVETPVKINLLKFLSAWSIRGSNYMDCFESNESQGTLFHIAKKDPGEYIDHKFKGAPIGMFHHINTYEDNGFIVFDLCAWKGFEFVYNYLWLANLRANWDEVKKAAMMAPQPEVRRYVIPLDVHKEEQGKNLVSLPYTTATAVMHADGTIWLEPEVLFSGPRQAFEFPQINYERYGGKNYTYAYGLGLNHFIPDRICKLNVKTKETWVWQEPDSYPSEPLFVQTPDGVDEDDGVLLTIVAAPGSQRPAYLLILNAKDLSEVARAEVECSIPVTFHGMYKP from the exons ATGGTTAGCAG ATTTGAACACCCAGCTGGTGGCTACAGGAAGATTTTCGAGACATGCGAGGAGCTGTCTGAGACACTTCCAGCAACAGTCACAG GTAGGATTCCTTCATTTCTGAAAGGAAGTCTTCTCCGTTTGGGACCTGGTCTTTTTGAGGTTGGAGATGAACCCTTCTATCACCTCTTTGACGGCCAGGCCCTCATGCACAAATTTGACTTCAAGAACGGACAGGTCACCTACTTTCGAAA GTTTGTCAGAACAGACGCTTATGTGCGAGCCATCACAGAGAAGCGTGTGGTGATCACCGAGTTTGGCACATTTGCATATCCCGATCcctgcaaaaacattttctccag GTTTTTCTCTTACTTCAAGGGTGTTGAGGTCACAGACAACTGCCTGGTGAATGTCTATCCTGTTGGTGAGGATTTCTACGCTGTAACAGAAACCAACTACATCACTAAAGTAAACACTGATACCTTGGAGACGCTGAAGAAG GTTGATATGTGCAACTATATCAACATTAATGGAGTGACAGCCCACCCCCATATTGAGAGAGACGGCACTGTGTTTAACATTGGGAACTGCATGGGGAAAGGAGCAACACTGGCCTATAACATCGTCAAGATACCACCCACACAGAAAG ACAAATCTGATCCCATCGAGAAGTCCAAGGTGGTGGTGCAGTTCCCCAGTGCTGAAAGGTTCAAGCCCTCCTACgtgcacag CTTCGGCATGTCAGACAACTACTTTGTCTTTGTGGAGACTCCAGTGAAAATCAATCTGCTGAAATTCTTGAGCGCCTGGAGCATCCGAGGCTCCAACTACATGGACTGCTTCGAGTCCAATGAGAGCCAAGGG acattgTTCCACATCGCCAAGAAAGACCCAGGAGAGTACATCGACCACAAGTTCAAAGGGGCACCCATTGGCATGTTTCATCACATCAACACCTATGAGGACAATGGCTTCATTGTTTTTGACCTATGTGCATGGAAGGG CTTTGAGTTTGTTTACAACTACCTGTGGCTGGCCAACCTGAGAGCCAACTGGGACGAGGTGAAGAAGGCGGCCATGATGGCGCCCCAGCCAGAGGTCCGCAGATATGTTATTCCCCTGGACGTCCACAAG GAGGAGCAGGGGAAGAACCTTGTCAGCCTGCCGTACACCACGGCCACAGCGGTGATGCATGCTGACGGGACGATCTGGCTGGAGCCTGAGGTGCTGTTCTCTGGACCTCGCCAAG CTTTTGAGTTCCCTCAGATCAACTACGAGAGGTATGGAGGGAAGAATTACACATACGCCTACGGCCTGGGTCTCAACCATTTCATACCAGACAGG ATCTGCAAGTTGAATGTGAAGACCAAGGAGACCTGGGTATGGCAGGAGCCGGACTCCTACCCCTCAGAGCCCCTGTTTGTTCAGACCCCTGATGGGGTCGACGAGGATGATG GTGTGCTGCTGACCATTGTGGCGGCTCCTGGTTCCCAGAGACCAGCATACCTCCTCATCCTCAACGCCAAGGATCTGTCTGAGGTCGCCAGAGCCGAAGTGGAGTGCTCCATTCCTGTCACCTTTCACGGGATGTACAAACCGTAA
- the LOC122993894 gene encoding RING finger protein 11-like: protein MGNCLKSPTSDDISLLHESQSDRASFGDGTDPDLEPPPPYQEQAHMPMYHPTPSQARLATQLTEEEQIRIAQRIGLIQHLPKGVYDGGQDGSEKKIRECVICMLDFVYGDPIRFLPCMHIYHMDCIDDWLMRSFTCPSCMEPVDAALLSTYETN, encoded by the exons ATGGGCAACTGTCTCAAGTCTCCGACATCAGACGACATTTCTCTGCTTCATGAATCCCAGTCAGACAGGGCGAGTTTCGGGGACGGGACAGATCCAGACCTGGAGCCTCCTCCGCCGTACCAG GAGCAGGCTCACATGCCCATGTACCATCCCACGCCCAGTCAGGCCCGTCTGGCCACCCAGCtgacagaggaggagcagatCCGCATAGCTCAGCGCATCGGCCTCATCCAGCACCTGCCTAAGGGAGTTTATGATGGAGGGCAAGACGGCTCTGAGAAGAAGATCAGAGA ATGCGTGATCTGTATGCTGGACTTTGTGTACGGGGACCCCATCCGGTTCCTGCCGTGTATGCATATCTACCACATGGACTGTATAGACGACTGGCTGATGAGATCCTTCACCTGCCCCTCCTGCATGGAGCCCGTGGATGCTGCCCTGCTCTCCACCTACGAGACCAACTGA